The DNA window TCGGACGGCGTCGCCACGATCAGGATCTTGGCGTACGGCGCCAGCATGTGCGCCGCCTCGACATCCAGCCGCAGCTCGCCCTGCCAGGCGCTGCACGAGCCGTACGAGCCGAGCGCCACCATGCCCGCCGGGCAGGTGCTGGGCAGCGAACCGCTCGGGTAGACCGTCTCGATCGTGGCGTGCGGCAGCCCGACCGTGTCGTCGAACGCGTTCATGGTGGCCTGGATGTTGGGGTCCTCCCAACCCTCCATCAGCGCGATCGTCGTGCCCGCCCCGTCGATGCCCTGCTTCCACAGGGAGTCGACGTGGTACGAGAAGATGTCCCGCAGATCGGCGCTGCCGTAGGACTGGGGGTTCCGGCCGCCGGAATTGATCTTGGCGGTGATCTTGTCGAGCGCCGTGGTCAGCGTGGCGATCCGGTCGTCCTTGCTGGGGCTGTCGCTCGTCGCCGACGTGCTGTGCGCGGTGCTGGCCAGGGCTGCTGTCGCATTGGACAGCAGCATGCCTATCGCCACTGCGGCACCTACCGCAGGGGCGATGGCCCTGCGTGGCACTTTCCGCATTCATGCCTCCGGAAGAATCGAATGACTGGTGGTGCTGATGGGGTCCTGCGACGCCGGATCTGTTCGATGCGCGGCGGTCTGAGGGGCGCTCGCCGGATCAGGACACGGCTGAGCTGTTGTGGTGGTGGGGTCCGGTCGGGGGTGGGGGGTCGCCTCCGACCGGACCCTGGTGTGGGGGGTTTAGATGGCGGTGAGGGTCATGGTGGCGGTGTAGGTGCCGGTCTTGGTGGTGGTGGGGGCGAGGAGGTTGAGGGTGGCGCCGATGTGGGCGGTGCCGTTGGCGGTGCCGACTCCGGCGGTGGCGAGTTGCTGGGATTTGGCGAGTCCGCCGTTGGTGCCGGGGTTGATGGTGGTGCCGGGGGTGACGGTCTGTCCGGTGGCGGTGTCGAGGACCTTGGGGGTCCAGCCGAGGTTGGTGGCGGCGATGGTGTCGCCGTTGGTGTTGGTGAAGTCGGCGACCTGGCCGACGACGTTCCAGCCGGGGCTGTGGGTGCGGGTGTCGGTGACGGTGACGGGGTTGATGTCGCCGCTGGTGGTGAGGGCGGTGGCGTCGCCGGTGAGGACGGGGGTGGGGAGGGTGACGGCGGCTGCGTTGTCGACGCTGATGGTGAGGCCGCCCTGCTGGGTGACGGTGGTGGTGATGTTCTCGGTGGTGCTGCTGTAGGCGATGGTGACGCCGATGGTGGGGGAGGTGGTGGTGCCGTTGCCGTCGGTCTGGTTGGCGGTGAGGGTGTGGCTGCCGGGGGCCAGGTCGGTGTTGGGGGTGCAGGTCCAGGAGCCGTCGGTGGTGACGGTGGTGGTGCAGACGGTCCTGCCGGTTTCGTCGGTGACCTTGATCGTGGCGCCGGGGGCGCCGGTGCCCGAGATCGCCGGGGTCTTGCCCCCGCTGATCGCTCCGTCACCCGGCGAGGTGATCACCGGAGCGGCCGAAGCGTCCGGAGCCACGGTGCCGTGGACGACCTGGGTGAACTCCTTGCCGCTGACCGTGAGGTTCAGCTTGACGTCGATCTCCCACATGCCCGCGGCCGGGTTGGCGACGTGCAGCGTGCCGGTCGCCTTGGTGACACCGTCGACCGTGGTGGCCGCCGAACCCACCGAGGTGGAGAGCTTCCCGCTCGGGTCGACCAGGTAGAAGGTGTACGGGTTGTCGGTGCCGGCGTCGTCCGTCTGGAAGGTCACGGTGAGGTCCTTGCGACCCGCCGCGACCGGGAAGTTGAACGTGCTGGTCTGGCCCTGGTCGCGCCCCACCGTGCTGGTGATCAGGGTGTCGAACGGGCCGCCGGCCGCCGGGATCAGAGTGCGGCGGGACACCGGCAGCGAGGTCGCCGCGCCGCTGTCGGCGGTGAACTGCACCGACTGCGGGTGGTCACCCGGCTCCGCCGGCATCGCGATGTGCAGCGGGACGCCGACGCTGCTGTGCGCCGGGATCACCACCGGGCCGGACGCGGGCGCGGTCACGAAGTGCCGCCCAGAGGCCTTGAACGACACCGAGCCGGTGTACGTGCCCGGCACATTCGGCGGGTCCTGGAGGTGCGAACGGCCGTTCGCCCAGAGGATCTTCGCCGTCCACTTGCCCGCCTCGGGGTGGGCGATCTCGGTGTGCTGGAGGTTGGGGACCGTACCCAGCCTCCCCGCCCTGGTCGACGGCGTGCCGTAGTCGTACGAGATCTGCCGCAGCCGGCCCTTGGGGTCGACCAGCGTGAACGACAGCACCGCCCCATGGGTCGGGTCCGGCCAGATCATGTCGGCGTCGAGCCGGTCGAGGCCGGCCGGCACGGTGAAGGTGACCGGGGCGGCGGCCCTGGCGCCCTCGGCGGGGACCGGCAGGCTCGGGTCCGGAGCGCTGACGTCCTCGGTGACCACATCACCGATCTGCGTGGGCGTGCCCAGCGACCGGTAGCTGCCGGTCACCGTCGTCGCCGTGTCGCCGGTGTTGTACAGCTGCACGGTCTGGTCGTTGGTCGTCCCGGGGTTGCCGGTCAGGTCCAACTGGGTCTGCGGGGTGACCAGGGCGGGGGAGTCGCCGCCGCCCGTGGCCAGCGTGCTGCCGGGCATCTGCTGCGCCGCCTTGACGGCGGCGTAGATGTCCAGCAGCCCGGAGCCCTGCTGGTCGGCCGGTGCACCGATGTCGGTGGCCGTACCGGTGAGGATCTGCTTGACCATCGCGGGCGTCGGGCTGGTGCCGCTGTGCGAGTCCCGGTACGCCTGGATCACATCGGCCGCCGCGCCCGCCACGAACGGAGCCGACTGGCTGGTGCCGCCGAACGCCTCGGTCGCCGTGTTGGTCGGGCAGCCGCTGCCCGCCGGGTTGCAGGCCGCCTGGCCGCCGTAGCCCGGGGCGACCAGGTCGACGACCTTGTTGTTCGGCGTCACACCGCCGGAGGAGAGCGGCGTGATGTCGCCGTTGCCCCAGCCGGTGTAGCCGTACGCCTGCGCGTTCAGCCGCAGGGTGTTGGTCGCGCCCACCGCGATCACCTGCGGGTCGTCCGCCGGCGAGGAGATGGTGCCGGAGACACCGCTGTCACCGGAGGAGACCACCACGGTCACCCCGGCGGCCACCGCAGCGTCGTTGGCCGCCCAGTGGG is part of the Peterkaempfera bronchialis genome and encodes:
- a CDS encoding S8 family serine peptidase; translation: MLPAAAATATVSPAPVLDGAGAGGPVIVWMKDQHANLNLRTQGAQRIAAAHSDQASIVSDIKSHGGTDIRQLVSVNAVAAQLSADEVKRLSRNSGVSKIVPDAQVEVLATATTATVDDPASLDPALCPSDPAKPLNEPEALADIHYQSDDPNAPRMASSIATGKGVLIGIDGMNSLAGNPNFTRTDGSHVVIGAPDYTKDKSNDEAYGDASSIGAQGTVVYDFAKELPYSGLPTGCTFVLRGDAPDASLVDAGNMDTPESIAGQSDSGTRSESQIVAGIDTAVTKYHVDVISESYGYSPRPGSYKTHWAANDAAVAAGVTVVVSSGDSGVSGTISSPADDPQVIAVGATNTLRLNAQAYGYTGWGNGDITPLSSGGVTPNNKVVDLVAPGYGGQAACNPAGSGCPTNTATEAFGGTSQSAPFVAGAAADVIQAYRDSHSGTSPTPAMVKQILTGTATDIGAPADQQGSGLLDIYAAVKAAQQMPGSTLATGGGDSPALVTPQTQLDLTGNPGTTNDQTVQLYNTGDTATTVTGSYRSLGTPTQIGDVVTEDVSAPDPSLPVPAEGARAAAPVTFTVPAGLDRLDADMIWPDPTHGAVLSFTLVDPKGRLRQISYDYGTPSTRAGRLGTVPNLQHTEIAHPEAGKWTAKILWANGRSHLQDPPNVPGTYTGSVSFKASGRHFVTAPASGPVVIPAHSSVGVPLHIAMPAEPGDHPQSVQFTADSGAATSLPVSRRTLIPAAGGPFDTLITSTVGRDQGQTSTFNFPVAAGRKDLTVTFQTDDAGTDNPYTFYLVDPSGKLSTSVGSAATTVDGVTKATGTLHVANPAAGMWEIDVKLNLTVSGKEFTQVVHGTVAPDASAAPVITSPGDGAISGGKTPAISGTGAPGATIKVTDETGRTVCTTTVTTDGSWTCTPNTDLAPGSHTLTANQTDGNGTTTSPTIGVTIAYSSTTENITTTVTQQGGLTISVDNAAAVTLPTPVLTGDATALTTSGDINPVTVTDTRTHSPGWNVVGQVADFTNTNGDTIAATNLGWTPKVLDTATGQTVTPGTTINPGTNGGLAKSQQLATAGVGTANGTAHIGATLNLLAPTTTKTGTYTATMTLTAI